The following DNA comes from Ptychodera flava strain L36383 chromosome 23 unlocalized genomic scaffold, AS_Pfla_20210202 Scaffold_24__1_contigs__length_23054250_pilon, whole genome shotgun sequence.
TGACCCATGATGCAGACACATGCAACGTGTTTGTCTCATACACTGAGTTGTGGCTCCGAAGCGAAATTCACTGTATCACAAGCGACTGTCCTAAATTCCTTTTGTACTGACACtttcatattgtaaaaattgatcACCAGAATCAGTAAAAATCTCACTCACCAGTGGATAAGTGTCTCTCTGACATGTTTTCTCCCAATTTGCCGTACAAGTAAACGAATGTGACACTAATTTTTACAACGACTGTCTCGGTGATCGTGCGCATGCGTTGCTGACTGAACAAACAGTTGTTCTACGTCTTCTGACACTCTCGATTTTTAAAGAGCATCCCTCACTTTTCaaacaaataattgaaaagGATTTAACAAACAGACTTCTAAATGCAGAGGCAGACAGTGTTCAACGGAAGTTTACAGATCTGATTTACACAGCAATAAAGTAGAAAGCCTGGGGGATGAATATAATCTCCTAGCACTCACAGTAGCCTTACAAAGAgccatatacatatatggctcATTTATAATACCACTAACTGACACACTTTCTATTCCAGGGAATGTCTCTCCACTGGAAATTCATACGTTGTTCTGTCAGCATGACAGAAGAAAGAGGGGTAATCTGAGATATACTGCACCTACAGAACTGCACGAAGAAAACTACAATGGCATACCAGTTTGTGGGTTTTTCATGAACTCACAATACCCTGCATTGCTTCCTATATTTACCTGTCTTCTTTATTTCAAAGCACGTACAAACATCTTAGAAAACGATTGATTATGACATTGACACATGACTTTCCCAGCCAAACGCCTTCATACAGTTTACTCTCTCCATTTCAGAAATATTACAGTATGGCAGCTTCCCAGCAGTATGAGGTCCTTTGTCAAGGATTATGTAAAGACTACATGTGTGGAATATGTTAGGCCTCACATTGCCGATTCCACCGCCTACGAAGACGATATGTATATTTTGACTCACTCTGTCACCTAGATTCATTACATCATCGAATGAAGTGTGACTCTCTTTCATTTCCGACAAACTATTTAGGATGCATTTCTAACTTTTGTGTCACAGAATCTTACCATCGCCTACACGATATTTCCAACCCTAGAATCTGGAAAACTGTTGGGCGACACCCAAAGTATGCACACCTACATTCACCTTCGGTTGAATCTTTAATTTTAGGAAAGTGGGATCAGCAGAAGATTGTCGCCATTGGTGAAACTGGATTGGACAGAAAGCATCGACACAAATCAACTTTCCAGCAGCAGCAGTACACATACATTTTCAATCTTAAAGCAGCATAGACACATAATATTCCAATTGTTATTCATTGCAGGGACATGCAAGAAGAAACATTTGCTCTTGCCAAGAAGTATTTGTATCCATCTCATCCAATTCATCTCAATTGCTTTACAGGAAATTTACAAGATGTCACCATGTTGAGTAGCCGTtttccaaatttaaaatttaatgttACTGGTAATCTTATCACTTTTCCCACAGCATCTACAGCTCAAATGACTGCTAGGAATATATATACCTTTGGATAAATTAATGTGTAAACTGATTCACCACGTTTTCCTGCCAGAAATATTAATCATACTATTAagtttcagggctcgaaattaactttttaccctggtagtccacttgggctaccattttctgaagttggtagcccagtgacaatggctggtagtccatgaatattttggtTTAGGGATACTTTGCTCGTCccagtataagcccccggttcagcaacacaaaacagCAGTAAAACTTATGTTATGTGTCAcaaacgcttaatttatgcttatctttgtacatttgtaacactttctatcactttctaaatcggTTTATACATCCAAAAATTGCAACTttagtaaagaaaaacagaaaaaaaatattctcatgatctttatgaattggcatgccttgttacactCGAGTCTCTCTgtacagaacgtaatacattgatactgatcgacaagCATAGCGAAACTCAGCCACGATTTCCATTATTATTTCCatgttttatattactatttcaaatcaaacttatTACACTATCTCTTGATATAGAAGTGAAAgtattgtgaaatttcagcatcaaaaccccaaaacttgacacaagtaaGTCTTGTATGCtgtcgatcaacagcatagtgtgaactggtatgcaaagactgcacacggaaaagcaactcaacattctagtatcaaacgctctgcatcttgtgtaaacaacaacatagcagtgaaaattgtaatagtcaccagaaaaaactcttcactaatgaaaggataattgcttcaaacaaatgaaactacatgttgactgcatttagatcgtccaaaagtgacggacatcgcacgccaagtatttcatgtcccaggctttggtagtccgtgtgggctaccatttcatggactttggtagtcttagggaaaagttggtagtctgtggacgcgggactaccgctaatttcgagccctgagtTTTCTCTTCCAGGAAATTCATTAAATGTGGCGATGCGTATTTCTCAACATTGTTATGCCAGTGTAGTGAAAGTATCAGAAGCTACAATTGCCAGCGCACGTTTTCTTTACAGGCTGTAATTCCGTTCTGGGAAATAGCATGTATTGCACTTAATATATATTGTTTATATCTGTATTGATGCAATCTGTTGTTTATCACATAGGGGTCGGCAGATTTTTCAATACAGCATTACTATcctaaataaacaaatgagTCATTTGCAGTACTAGTCAGAGTATCACTTTCGTTTTATCACTTAAATACCTTTCAACAGTTATCATTCATAAACAATTGTGaacaacaaaataataaaaatgtttcattcCTAAAGCCAAATACACACATAATGACCTGTTCCCAGAACTTTAATTGTGTATCAATTGTCCTCTCCCAACCCCTCCTACCTTCCTGACTAACATGTCTACTCTTCTTTTTTTCTCAGTTGTTCAATTGGTCATGATTCCACCATTGTCCGGGTTGGTTGCTTTGGTTATTAAAGAAAACTGGTTTTAGATAGTATTGCTTCTCATTATCTTAGCATTGTTGGGCTTCTTAACTGTATTCTAGCTATTGAGTCGGGTCAGCTCTATCATCCTTTACTTCATGTTACAGAAATTTCACGAAGCATCttgttttttaaaatatcaatacCAATAATGGCGTCAAGGAAATCACGATTGATTATGGTCGTGCGATTCGGGTGAATGGCGCCCTCTCACTCTTCAGGAAGGTACCAGAAATTTCAATTCACCATGACATCGAAAATTATCGACACTGAGGTCATGTTAGGTCACGAAATGCAATCAAGTGTAATGTCTGCAAAAGCTCATGCTATAACATCATAgaaaaatagatagatagatagatagatagatagatagatagatagatagatagacagacacagacagatagGTAGGTGGGCAGGTAGGTAAtatatagacagatagacagaaagatagatagacagacagacagatagatagatcgcATGAACTTGTCCGGatcgccacctgtgtgacgtagaccAGGACATATTTAAAAAATCCATATTTCCCCTATTCTGCCGGAAATGTTTTACTGCACGCCAATGCGTACAGACCGATCTGTCGCGACTCATACAGTATATTCTCACAATAAAAGCTGATACAGATAAATTTGgtatgtccaacgaaatttcgagtcgcttaCAAAAAGCGATGTGGAAGGCTCAAAACATCAAGTCATTCAACAAACCCTGCTGTAGCCTAAACTGCACTGGATGTATTATCTCAAATTGACAACGAAACAGTTTCCGTCTTGTGACAAAAGTGTGAGGGTATCTACGTGTGGGATATGTGTGTCACTGCAAGCATCAAAGTCTGCAAGAATAGGCACTACAGTTTCGATCGTGTGGTTGAATTTActtcaaaaatgtatttgaaaatattctgtaTAACTCAGATCACAATAGATGTCCGTCGCTAGCCAAGAGACAGCTCTCTGCCCGCCACAAGTTGCCGACTTCCTTTGGCGTCGGGACAGCGCGAAACAACAATTGACAAGTTCATGTGAAGACCAAATCAGTATGTCTGATTGGTAAGGATGGCATTTGGTGTGTTCATCTTTCAATTTGATCGGATTTATCAATGAAAGTACCGtataaatcatttgcatatctcctTGGTGAAGCTGATCGCGGCATGCAGTATATTTTTGCAATCTGTCAGAATAATGTTGATCATCCACATCAaacaaaaagtattttcttcttaatttcatgtgataaatatataatcctatGGACTAttttctgtttgacgtcatcgtataaaTGTGTCTTATGCGGAACTGCACAATGCTCAACTTCGACTCGAAGGTGTACGGCTCATCTTAAAATTTATGCTGACAGAAAATTACAGCTCTTTAAGAAGTAATGAATTTCCAGAACCTATAATTCCGTAAAAGAAACCTGGCATACAGCGAATTACAACTACTTTAAAAcgagaaatttaaaatgaaacgACGGACAAGTCAATAAGCAAATATGTCTGACTATCGAAAACGACCACGGGACTATGTACCTGAGGGTAGGTGACTATTTGTCCGACGTAAGGAGGGTAAGTGGTCTCATGCCCCGatggtacatagtcccttgtttgagctataatgtttttattacatgcctctcttacatagtTTCACTTCAAATTTTTGGCTGTACgtacaaatgaaaatcatatcCTATATTTCTAtgttaatcaaaaatatatcgAAAAGGTAGAACAATTCTCATCATCTATAGGTGCACTAATATATTAaaatcactgttatgcggttCATAAATTTTTATGCATGCTTTTATAAAAACAGTATTTtccatgtaaaacatgtaatttgatcatttaaAATCCCAAAGTTGtcagttgaaaatagttccggctCACTTTTAGTCAAATGATAACTATGCGTCCCGCGACGTCATGATCAACAAGTTACTATTGACGGAGTGCGCGACCTTCGATGTATGAGGAATATAATAATAGCATTATAGGTCCTTCATCCTAGCGATTAAAATCAATTCTATTGTAACTTTCAAAATGGTTGCAATGTTACTCAGTACTTCATGAAGGTTGGTATTCCGTAGAAAGTTTagatttgattaaaagcaatgTAAGCCGCGTAACATCCAAGGGTGCAGAAATTCCGTTGCAATGTATCTAAAACGTTGATGTCGAAACACGATTTTTTCATCCGCAGTTTTTTATGTCATGCTCCTACCtacaaaatatgtcattgtTGGTAAAAGGAAAAGCATTTTACTGTTacatagtttttttttaatgtaacaCTTTGACGTAGCTTTGTCATTAGTATTTGCAAAACCATAGGCATTATTCTTCGAGTATACTTAATTTGGCATAAAAGGCATATTCACTTCTGGAGAATACAATTACAGTAATTTATAACCTGTCTGTGACGTCATGTACTTGTCAATTCCAAAAAGATAGTAACTTGATTGTTGCTGGTACATTTCTATGAATAAAACCTGTTAGGAGAGGGCACAATACACATCGGCTCTGCTTTCATCAATACTATAGTAATGACAAAGATGTAGAAGAACTGCTATGTGTTTTTACAGCAGTCCATCAAAGATTGGACTGTCTGTGCGGTAACGTGCACGGAATGCCTTCTTAATTTCCGGCGGCATAGCGTAGTCTTTGACAGGTTGGTATTCCCTCATACGAGCCACCCAGCCACACAACACAGGGAAGCGGTCATTCGGTAGACTGTTGCCCCCAAGGATCTCCACTCCCTCAATGGTTCCAATAAAAGGCCACATGTGGATATCAAGCCAGTTCGGGTTTTCTCCTACGgagcaagaaatatgagttagacACAGATTGAAGCAGTTTGCACGAGGGTGTATGTATGTGGTTCTACGCTTACATTGTTgttaataatttaatttcagCAATGTAATTATGCATGAGGACATAAAATGATGTATCAATCAATGTTGTATTCCTGATTCAGATTCAGTTTGCATTGAGACTCCAATTCAGtagcaatatgacattaaactggtccaataatcatttccattcaaggtaatacattaccaggtccatgggacatttctgatttacaaatttaagtaggaccatcctgaaccactgataattagtggtggtaccaggtgtccggaatgggtaagcgtatcctactagcatgctacacccgtcaggattggtcccaaaaatgtctaaatattgtatgaaatgatacaggatATAAATCACTGTGATAAGTCAGAGCCGGGggtgctgtcgctaatcattttaGTGACCGAGGTGCCATATTTGGCCACagtgtcgtcatatcgaccgtagaaaaCACACTgctattgaaagaaaaaaataccagAAACTACAACCAAATCACAAATTACAGAATTTCTCGAATAAATACACTTTCATGAATAAACAAATCCTCTGAATTTACGCTCAGCCAATGTTTCAAGCTCGGGGTAACATTGTGATCAATGGCAGACATAGAGATGGAGGCCATTGTGCGTGAATTTCCAATACCctggtaaatattgggtgatTAGTGTCTCtggtaccaacatttgcatgctgagccctgattttcattcttgacttttaaagcgaatggttgaaagtttgcttgacgaatttccgaggcgcgaagtGCTTAATCGAATGCATGCCCTTCTTGAAACTTAAAGTATTCATCGATATAAAATGCATACGTGGCAACCACTACCTATGCCCCGCTTTTTAATCAATAAACGCCATCAatgatttcataattatgaaatgAGCATACTCAAGTATTTAGTATAGCCTCTATACATCTTCATAGCACCAAACTGACAAACTGTTGTAACTTACTGAGTATACACatgacacacatacaaacatacacgaCCCCGATAATTAAATCAGCAGTCTAGGCACCAAACACTAAAGTGATGAGAGCGTCAATTAATACAGATCTTGTTTAGGTAGGGTACACCTTGGGAATCAATTGTTTACTGgcttcattttgaagttcaagtgAAGTTTTATCGTTGATTGCAATGTCTTCCCTATATGATTGGGTGCCGTactttgtgagttcgaacccggaTTGAGAATTTATTGAATTTCTGCAGTGGATTATGTTTATAAATTATGTTTATAATTTTCCCATACAGTTGACACAGGGAAGCAGACCGTTTCGATGCTCAATAAAGTACTGTTTAATTCTCAATAAAGTgctatttattttgtttctgcGGTGCtcaatttgcacggtgacccctggtgGTCGGATTTAGTATGGATTGCAAGTTTATGTGCGTTGTGTGTTTATTAAGAGTGTGATTGTGAAGAAAATTAAGCTGTCACTTTTCTAAAGAcgtctctgtctgtttgtcacaaaaattcataaacagATTCAATCTTAAGTGAAGGTAGTTTGCGCTTCgaaactgaaaaatattctaGTTCAAACTTGCCTCAAGGCAACAATTTTTAAGcgttctcttttaaaatcaataataaacattaggggtcaccgtgcaaatatcggtactagagaaataaattacccaagatttattctaaattcaaaatggccaccttccTGGTGTTAACTCTTGGAGATAAAGaacatttttgatttcaaaaagatAAGACggttaaaatttgttttattccaAGAGATTTTAATACAGGCAAAATAACTGTATATTTTAGCattatttctgtgatttcactTCCGATCTAAAACAAGTTCGTGGGATTGTGCTCATTGAGGCGTGcttatacaagtataataaactgtccactgggactgcatgtgcaattttgagcaagataatgATAAACGTTTGCCAAAAGCAAAAACGCTGTACGTCGTGCATATATGttttggaatcttcacagaaacaacaaagTAGtcaaatataatgcatagtgccgAATGTTTTACCgtgggacatcatatgcttttatttctttaaaacattacaattttttaaaaatggcggggaATCAAAATAacgattaaaatttaaatttacttgtccaatttttcagtagaTGTCCTTTAAATTTTTAGAATTTGAAGAATACGAGAgaaatagaaattttttttcaggtcaaaacatttcaagagttacagctactggggctttaagattACCCCCACAAACGGTAGACTAAAAGTATCATAGAAatttgagtgtctgaatgtcTGTTCTCGATGCGCATTCTACCAAAATGCAACACGTCAAGTCCTTCGAATCCCACACTAAATTCTCTGATGCATTTATTCATTACAGTGTTCACAGATATTACCTCCAAAGTACTGTGTAGTTCTTTTTTTCAGATCTTCTTCCAGTTCATCAACTCTTTTCATGAATTCCTCTTTGAGTTCTGCATCCTGTCCCTTAGCAGCTGCAGCTTTCCAGTATACTGACATTATCTGTGAGAAAGATGTTATCTTGTTTAGTCTGATTCCCTCTAATCAGGGCAATTCTCACCATTGATAGCAGTGAGAGAGTTGAGCTCTACGTGATTGACAGAAGTATGTTACTTCCTCGTCGGTTTCTCTGTGTGTAGCTGTGCATACCCATTGAGAACAGAGGAAATATAGAAGTATTGTTAAAATGAAGCTTAATGTCAATTTATTCTTATTCGTAGCAATACCTAGAAACCAACATTGCACTCcaaaaaaatgaatcaatttgaCATTTACTATAAAGTATAAATATCTTCAGTGACACatatttgtcaaacaaattttgtaaCCCATGAGTTAACCATTCAATAAACATGCTTCAAGGTACGGTTGTTTCAACCAAACAATGAGTATGAGAGGTTTTCATCTACTTTGTGAAACTGCTAAACAAAAACAtctcatttttttattcagaagataaattttgatttttattcaaagttggttgaaaata
Coding sequences within:
- the LOC139124479 gene encoding glutathione S-transferase omega-1-like isoform X1, which translates into the protein MSERHLSTGDECPPLKKDTLRVYNMRFCPFAERTILTLKAKGIPHEVVNVNTREKPQWFFDKNPKGLVPVLEINDKIVFESAICCEYLDEVYPENPMTSKDPYQRARDKMSANYFDDKIMSVYWKAAAAKGQDAELKEEFMKRVDELEEDLKKRTTQYFGGENPNWLDIHMWPFIGTIEGVEILGGNSLPNDRFPVLCGWVARMREYQPVKDYAMPPEIKKAFRARYRTDSPIFDGLL
- the LOC139124479 gene encoding glutathione S-transferase omega-1-like isoform X3; protein product: MRTITIAQSNATFVYLYGKLGVNMSERHLSTERTILTLKAKGIPHEVVNVNTREKPQWFFDKNPKGLVPVLEINDKIVFESAICCEYLDEVYPENPMTSKDPYQRARDKMSANYFDDKIMSVYWKAAAAKGQDAELKEEFMKRVDELEEDLKKRTTQYFGGENPNWLDIHMWPFIGTIEGVEILGGNSLPNDRFPVLCGWVARMREYQPVKDYAMPPEIKKAFRARYRTDSPIFDGLL
- the LOC139124479 gene encoding glutathione S-transferase omega-1-like isoform X4, which gives rise to MRFCPFAERTILTLKAKGIPHEVVNVNTREKPQWFFDKNPKGLVPVLEINDKIVFESAICCEYLDEVYPENPMTSKDPYQRARDKMSANYFDDKIMSVYWKAAAAKGQDAELKEEFMKRVDELEEDLKKRTTQYFGGENPNWLDIHMWPFIGTIEGVEILGGNSLPNDRFPVLCGWVARMREYQPVKDYAMPPEIKKAFRARYRTDSPIFDGLL